TATCAAGTCCCCTTTGGTACACAAACTCATCTTGTCAACTTTGGAGAGTATTACTTCATTAGTATCCTAAAATTTAAGAAGCATTTTtagtgtatataataatatgaatgaattatgaatatgaataatagTATCGGCATGTATTACAGTTACACTTTCTCCTATTGTATATTTGTATGTATCAATGTTTTGAAAGTTGTATTGTATGTATGAAACTTTCTTAAAGTTATAATGTATGCATTTATGCCGGTTGTCAAGACGCAGAATAGCAGGTTTATAGGAAGTTCCATACATACATTAGAAACTATGATATACattagaaaaaaaattaaataaataaacagaGTTTCAGAAACAAATAGAACTTTCTAATATGGATACATACGATAGGAAAAGGTGTGAAGTTGTCAAAGCCGCAAGTTGGGGACGAGTCGGTCGGGACCATGGAGGGACGAGACGGgcgttgaccaatgttgacttttagtaatacataaatttaacatatatattacacataaatatatcaaacataacATAAATTCAAACATAGATGTATGGCACAAAtctaattttaaaaaatatataaattttgtcgtAACTTTGACTTTGATCGACTTGACCGACTTAGACCCGACTCGGTCCAACTCGGCCGACTCATCCTGACTTTTTAGCGTTGACCAACTTTTTAAAGCGTTTTTGGGCGATTCGTGACGGGTAGTCCCCAAACCGACGCATCAGCCAACTTTCACAACAGTGTCTCTACCTTGTCGCACTGTAGCAGTTAATTAAGATTACTCTGGTTAATATGGTTTTAGAAAAATACTATTAGCATACATATATAAATTTGATTGTCCTAATTTTACATCTAGAGGATTTGTTCTTTAGTATACGTTCTCAACTTCTTCGAGTTATAACGTTTTCGTCTTTTTAACCCTTGTCGAGAATCCGCATTTAGCCATTAAAACAATAAATACCCGTTAATTCGAATTGTGTGTTGATAGGGAAGGATAGATTGGCTAATTTGTCTGTTGAGGCTGCTCAAAAAGCACTCGAAATGGCAAAAGTTAATCCCGATGACGTGGATTTAGTCCTGTTATGCACCTCAAGCCCTGATGATCTATTCGGTAATGCTCCTCAGGTATTGATTCATACGTCTTTATCTTTTAAAACCCCTTCACATGAATTTTGAAGTATCGAACAATGTAAACTACCTAAATTAGACTTCAAAAAATGAAGTGTTATGAAAACTTTATCGAATCTGTTAGTTGGATATGATGGCAGATACAAGCAGCACTTGGATGTACGAAAAATCCACCAGCTTTTGATATTACAGCTGCTTGTAGTGGATTTTTAGTGGGCCTAATCTCGGCTTCTTGCTATATTCGAGGTAAAGTTTCATTCTTTGTGCAATTTGATTATTAATCGGGAATTGATAATTATGAAACGTTACCCACAGGTGGTGGATTTAAAAATGTTCTCGTGATTGGTGCGGATGCCCTGACTCGTCATCTTGATTGGACGGATAGAGGGACTTGTATTTTATTTGGGGATGGTGCTGGTGCTGTATTGGTTCAggtatgtttgtatgtatgtatgtatgattgTAACTTTGTATGGTACCCTTTTTTTGTTTTTGATTGTTGATGATTACTCTTAGCAAATATTAAATATGTCATCTACATTACACAATAGATCATCGGTGCTAAAAGTGTACATTCCGACCATTTTTTATGAATGGATCAATATGGGTAATAGTTTGTCGTAAACGAGACAAATGGGTTGGAAGCCTCTTGCGATGGTACCACCTTATTAGTTGTATTTAACATACtagatatatattattttattttctcTTTTAGAAAAGGATGCATGTTTGTGGATCAACATAACTCACTTTAGCTTCTTTGTAAACATTCTTAGATTATCTGTTTGGACGGATAGAGGAACCTTTTGTTAGGACTGCTTTAGCCCAATAACATGTTCAACATAAAAGCTACTGATAACATTTAGAATATTGTAAACCCCGTAGGTTATTGTGTATTATTGATACAATCATGGTTACAAATGGCGGTTGCGGCGGCCGTTGTtgcggtttggtgactagcccgtcctgTTTCGCCTAAGAACGTTATATTAGTTGGTCAACGCTAAAAAGGCAGGTAAAAGTCGGTTTAAAGCCGGGGCAAAGTTGGTCAAAATTCGACTTTTTGTCAGACTTCGTTCTAATGTAAATGAAAATTCCAAGCCCATTTAATGGGAAAAATACCGACTTACTTGCATAGTATTTAAATTAACACAGCATCTTATTTGTAGATCATTTATTTAAACTAACTTACATAGTATTTAGAGAGAGTATATAAACTAACACAGTAATTAGAAAACACTAACTTATATATTATTTAAACTAACACAACATCTTAATTGTAGATCatttattttttacatgtataatGTTTAAAATACTTATGTTTGTTATATTTAATACTCCATATATTTtgtatttaaaagtcaacgttggtcaacgtttGTCTCAACCTCTCGACCGACTTGACCTTTCAAGATCCCGACAGACTCGTCTCTGTCCCGCATCTTTTTCAACCTTGAATACAATAGGGTGCAATGGAGAAACCCTAACCTAATAGACCGAACCCATCTATACAATTGAGTTGGACCAATCCTGATATTCTAACACCAATATTCCATTCTAATAGTTTTGACATAACCTACCTATTTTGTCACCTTTAGATGGCTCTTTACACTAATAACAATTAATGCTAAGACTTTTCAATGGGTTGAAGGCTTGAAGAGCACACATTATCATCATCCTATATCTTGTAGAAATTTTGCAGCTTTTATGGATTGTTGTTGCAACTTTTTGTAGGCCTGTGATAGTGATGAAGatggtttgtttggttttgatttacACACTGATGGTGAAGGCAGCAGGTTTTAGTCCAAATTTTACAAAAAATGGTCAATGAACAGTTTATCTGTCAAAATATTAACCAGCacataaaactatattttttttaatcAGGCATTTAAACATAAGCATTAAAGAGAATGAAACAGATGGCTTGTTCGGTACTAATGGTTCAGCTGTCGAATTTCCTCCAAAGGTCTCTTCATATTCATTTCTCCAAATGAATGGTAGAGAAGTTTTTAAGTTTGCATGTCAGGTGGTCCCACAGTCGATCGAGATTGCACTCGAGAATGCAGGGATGACTCGTTCGAACGTTGATTGGTTAGTGCTCCATCAGGTATGAGAGATACACACACGTGTacatttaaaagtatcattttgaTTATCACCACAAGAATGTTTTACATTTTTAGTTAAATAATTGCAGGCAAACAAGAGGATCCTTGATGTCGTTGCAACGCGTTTAGAAATCCCCGCAGACCGAATTATTTCAAATTTGGCTAACTATGGTAACACAAGTGCGGCTTCCATTCCGTTAGCATTAGATGAAGCCGTGCGTAGTGGGAAGATTAAATCGGGTCAAACTATTGCAACTGCAGGGTTTGGTGCTGGTCTTTCATGGGGTTCTGCTATTATCAGATGGAATTAAATTGAAAGCATAATAAAATTTTCCTGCTATTGAAATTTTTCTTATTGAGCTGGAATTGTGGGAATTGTCCTTATGTTATACTTGCattacataaaacataacaatCTTACATGTAAAATAAAAACCATGATCTCTTATTCAAGACAATCAATCAAGCATTGgagtttatttaatatttttttttt
This window of the Rutidosis leptorrhynchoides isolate AG116_Rl617_1_P2 chromosome 7, CSIRO_AGI_Rlap_v1, whole genome shotgun sequence genome carries:
- the LOC139857424 gene encoding beta-ketoacyl-[acyl-carrier-protein] synthase III A, chloroplastic-like, with the protein product MEIASLVFTPKVPQVNKMRVSAPSGFYSPDAISMRVSCSSTVQGSDQLSASKSQPSRLVGKGCKLVGCGSAIPNLQVSNDDISKIVDTNDEWIAVRTGIRNRRVLTGKDRLANLSVEAAQKALEMAKVNPDDVDLVLLCTSSPDDLFGNAPQIQAALGCTKNPPAFDITAACSGFLVGLISASCYIRGGGFKNVLVIGADALTRHLDWTDRGTCILFGDGAGAVLVQACDSDEDGLFGFDLHTDGEGSRHLNISIKENETDGLFGTNGSAVEFPPKVSSYSFLQMNGREVFKFACQVVPQSIEIALENAGMTRSNVDWLVLHQANKRILDVVATRLEIPADRIISNLANYGNTSAASIPLALDEAVRSGKIKSGQTIATAGFGAGLSWGSAIIRWN